One Spirochaeta africana DSM 8902 genomic window carries:
- a CDS encoding serine/threonine protein kinase, translating to MAAIPERIGKYKIISQLATGGMGAVYKAQHPTLQQELVIKKLTMLDSSHVRERFRREAQIMFNFKSDYIVDVYDHFREGKAYHIVQEYIDGISLEDLIERERYLPEHIALRIMLYAARALKYAHSRNVVHRDIKPGNILISRRGTVKLVDFGIASIRDRINDEDLTQIGMTLGTPSYMAPEQFTSSRDVDKRADIYSLGVMLYEMLTGKKPFPGTKLPETYQRIIKGKYRNPRRINPNISRFSLRLLKKTMQPKLRRRYRDMQQVIRRLERHLRIKPVIGVPFESADMLADFVAGKRTWPRNARVRIGQAAGIAAAALLLIWGSSGILRLGYHQRLLQPGLYGSVSLQLQSAMDPQELSRLPIDARLTSEQFPALQYDLPLRRPLRNLAPIQQLPPLLRPDALPNSLVTLPRYIRSGRYRLELQVGSQQYHQLVYVHARERQFPEPRRQNQNHFVIEHASPAPRPLRISSVIRDQLSGTNITPLARVEALHGGRFQSVESLTANQQLLSGEEIHFRISRAGYYSQELQVSSRPGETELELRSALVPRSGQITIATTDSRTSLRINNSRSYIQGGMNPRDMRIPPLDPDQPITLQLPPGRYTLQSVRGFRQGNELGINLTSDQHRYFLIEFLSDEDIFTLSEIQEGELP from the coding sequence ATGGCAGCAATTCCCGAAAGAATCGGAAAATACAAGATAATCTCCCAGCTGGCAACCGGCGGAATGGGCGCTGTCTACAAGGCTCAGCATCCAACCCTGCAGCAGGAACTGGTCATAAAAAAGCTCACCATGCTGGACAGCAGTCACGTGCGGGAGCGCTTTCGCCGTGAAGCCCAGATAATGTTCAATTTTAAAAGCGACTACATCGTGGATGTGTATGACCATTTTCGTGAAGGCAAGGCCTACCATATCGTCCAGGAGTACATCGACGGCATCAGCCTGGAGGATCTGATAGAGCGGGAACGCTACCTGCCGGAACACATCGCCCTGCGGATTATGCTGTATGCAGCCCGCGCCCTGAAGTATGCGCATTCCCGCAATGTAGTTCACCGCGACATAAAGCCGGGCAACATCCTGATCAGTCGACGTGGTACCGTAAAACTGGTGGACTTTGGCATCGCCTCGATCCGGGATCGCATCAACGACGAGGACCTGACCCAGATCGGTATGACCCTGGGAACCCCCTCCTACATGGCTCCCGAACAGTTCACCAGCTCGCGGGATGTCGATAAGCGCGCCGATATCTACTCCCTCGGGGTTATGCTGTACGAAATGCTTACCGGGAAGAAGCCGTTTCCCGGCACCAAACTGCCGGAAACCTATCAGCGCATCATCAAAGGCAAGTACCGTAATCCGCGCCGTATCAATCCGAACATCTCGCGTTTTTCGCTGCGGCTGCTCAAAAAAACCATGCAGCCGAAGCTGCGCCGCCGCTATCGGGATATGCAGCAGGTGATTCGCCGCCTTGAACGCCACCTTCGCATCAAACCGGTTATCGGGGTGCCGTTCGAGTCTGCCGACATGCTGGCCGACTTCGTCGCTGGCAAGCGCACCTGGCCACGCAACGCCCGGGTGCGCATCGGCCAGGCCGCCGGAATTGCCGCCGCAGCACTGCTGCTGATCTGGGGCAGCAGCGGGATCCTTCGCCTGGGGTACCATCAGCGCCTGCTGCAGCCCGGGCTGTACGGTTCGGTATCGCTGCAGTTGCAGTCCGCCATGGACCCACAGGAGCTCTCACGCCTGCCGATAGACGCACGCCTGACATCGGAGCAATTCCCGGCGTTACAGTATGATCTGCCCCTGCGCCGGCCACTCCGCAACCTGGCGCCGATACAGCAGCTGCCCCCGCTGCTGCGTCCCGATGCCCTGCCAAACAGCCTGGTTACCCTGCCCCGGTACATTCGCAGTGGCCGCTATCGCCTTGAGCTGCAGGTAGGCAGTCAGCAGTATCACCAGCTGGTCTATGTGCATGCACGGGAACGCCAGTTTCCTGAACCGCGCCGCCAGAACCAGAACCATTTCGTAATTGAGCATGCCAGTCCGGCACCACGCCCGCTGCGTATTTCTTCGGTCATCCGTGATCAGTTGTCGGGGACCAATATCACCCCACTGGCCAGGGTGGAAGCCCTCCATGGCGGCCGGTTTCAGTCGGTTGAGAGCCTGACAGCAAATCAGCAGCTTTTAAGCGGAGAAGAGATCCATTTTCGCATCAGCCGTGCCGGCTACTACTCACAGGAGCTGCAGGTATCCAGTCGCCCCGGCGAAACCGAGCTGGAGCTTCGCTCGGCGCTGGTGCCCCGCAGCGGTCAGATTACCATTGCTACCACAGATTCGCGTACCAGCCTGCGCATCAATAACAGCCGGAGTTATATCCAGGGCGGCATGAATCCTCGCGATATGCGCATTCCCCCGCTCGATCCCGATCAGCCAATTACCCTGCAGCTGCCCCCTGGCCGCTACACCCTGCAGTCAGTTCGAGGTTTTCGCCAGGGAAACGAACTCGGGATTAACCTGACCTCCGATCAGCACCGATACTTTCTTATAGAGTTTCTCTCAGACGAAGATATATTTACCCTTTCGGAAATCCAAGAAGGAGAATTACCATGA
- a CDS encoding FHA domain-containing protein → MTMFFRRIIIAVLGLLGGLAAWPAMQLLLSRQTSFPSFLLFSLISGALLGLLFGAFFSSAAGIIARRLDRLFIGMGIGALLGTIGGAFGFLVAQRVFLFFGERLALADGSLRTIGLPVSRALGWAVLGTCIGTVEGIRVHSWRKMVTGIVGGFLGGIVGGAVLELLATLFPSSGIASLAGLILLGIAIGLAYSIVERRMSYGVLRILNGPHKGKEFILNQNRILIGSGKRCEVLLSDYDKVEPVHAVLRAKNRELTLSSDLAGEQLIVNDTQVEERLLKYEDVLKIGTAKLLYKQE, encoded by the coding sequence ATGACCATGTTCTTCCGACGCATCATAATTGCGGTGCTCGGCCTGCTCGGCGGGCTGGCCGCCTGGCCGGCAATGCAGCTGCTGCTCTCCCGGCAGACATCATTCCCCAGCTTCCTGCTGTTCAGCCTGATCAGCGGGGCACTGCTCGGACTGCTGTTCGGCGCCTTCTTCTCCTCCGCGGCCGGCATCATAGCCCGACGCCTGGATCGCCTGTTTATCGGCATGGGGATCGGGGCTCTGCTTGGCACCATTGGCGGTGCCTTCGGCTTTCTGGTAGCCCAACGCGTGTTCCTGTTCTTTGGCGAGCGCCTGGCGCTGGCAGACGGCAGCCTGCGCACCATCGGCCTGCCGGTCTCGCGCGCCCTCGGGTGGGCTGTGCTGGGTACCTGTATCGGTACGGTTGAGGGCATCCGGGTCCACAGCTGGCGCAAGATGGTCACCGGTATCGTAGGCGGATTTCTTGGCGGTATTGTCGGCGGTGCTGTACTTGAACTCCTGGCAACCCTGTTCCCGTCGTCCGGGATAGCCTCCCTGGCCGGGTTGATACTGCTCGGGATTGCGATCGGCCTGGCCTACTCAATCGTGGAGCGCCGCATGTCCTACGGGGTACTGCGTATCCTGAATGGCCCACACAAAGGCAAGGAGTTTATCCTGAACCAGAATCGCATCCTGATTGGCAGCGGAAAGCGCTGCGAGGTCCTGCTCAGTGACTACGACAAGGTTGAGCCGGTGCACGCCGTGCTGCGAGCAAAGAACCGTGAGCTCACCCTGTCATCTGACCTGGCCGGCGAGCAGCTCATCGTAAACGACACCCAGGTCGAGGAACGACTGTTAAAGTACGAAGATGTCCTTAAAATCGGCACAGCCAAGCTGCTGTACAAGCAGGAATAG
- a CDS encoding VWA domain-containing protein translates to MRKRIHTTPLLIALVLLLILPTGILSADQVSITQVNPGRLLTRQSVELYLSILDENNIPVDGLGSQDFELFESEDGENFIPVPITDFSAHAMQETGVNYFLLIDNSGSMYETMEGEITDNPAEMRITYAKQALRIFLQSVDDRRDRVQLASFNTRFHLHSEMTHDTQELLSAVDRIERPEPGTGEGWTENYYAIKTATSYLDRLPGRNVLIMLSDGENFPYMVGSGDPHPEFGERIYTLEESIEALQYTGISLHAIRLGDDLDVSLEDLTAASGGRLFDTVNPDELATIYQQIRDQVLREYRVQYRAAMIPSERRIVQVRYTGGTTPATAERTYFAGTLFGMPGQPHPAALIVPLLLAIAGLIALTRISFVNRRTTANLEIIDGSSMTKVMPITQNKTVIGSADADDVTLVNSPGARPSHATVIYDPDDKSYNLESEDPVKVNNQKTTRRKLEPGDVINVGGTMVVFDEPEHPDLSLDTDSRLEPDFGDFPDMDEPEDKS, encoded by the coding sequence ATGCGAAAACGAATCCACACAACCCCCCTACTGATTGCCCTGGTACTGCTGCTCATCCTGCCGACCGGTATCCTGAGTGCAGATCAGGTATCGATTACCCAGGTAAACCCAGGACGGCTGCTTACCCGCCAGTCGGTCGAACTCTATCTGAGTATTCTTGATGAAAACAACATCCCCGTCGACGGGCTTGGCTCCCAGGACTTCGAGCTGTTTGAATCCGAGGACGGAGAAAACTTTATTCCGGTACCGATTACCGATTTTTCGGCACATGCCATGCAAGAGACCGGGGTAAACTATTTCCTGTTGATAGATAATTCCGGCAGCATGTACGAAACAATGGAAGGGGAAATTACCGACAACCCGGCAGAAATGAGAATCACCTATGCCAAACAGGCATTGAGAATCTTTCTGCAGTCGGTCGATGATCGTCGTGATCGGGTTCAACTTGCCTCATTCAATACCCGCTTTCATCTGCATTCCGAGATGACCCATGACACCCAGGAACTGCTGAGCGCTGTTGATCGTATCGAGCGACCCGAGCCGGGTACCGGGGAGGGGTGGACCGAGAACTACTATGCCATAAAAACGGCGACATCATATCTCGATCGTTTGCCGGGCCGAAACGTATTGATCATGCTCTCCGACGGCGAGAATTTCCCGTATATGGTTGGTTCCGGCGATCCGCATCCCGAGTTTGGCGAGCGCATCTACACCCTTGAGGAAAGCATCGAGGCCCTGCAGTACACCGGTATCAGTCTGCATGCAATACGACTTGGCGATGATCTGGATGTAAGTCTCGAGGATCTGACTGCCGCCTCCGGTGGTCGCCTCTTCGATACCGTTAACCCGGACGAGCTTGCCACCATCTATCAGCAAATCCGCGATCAGGTCCTGCGTGAGTATCGTGTCCAGTATCGCGCCGCCATGATTCCATCCGAGCGCCGCATTGTCCAGGTGCGCTACACCGGTGGGACAACACCGGCTACCGCTGAACGCACCTATTTTGCCGGCACCCTCTTCGGTATGCCCGGTCAACCTCATCCGGCAGCCCTGATCGTTCCGCTGCTGCTGGCAATTGCCGGCCTGATAGCCCTGACCCGTATAAGCTTTGTCAATCGTCGCACCACTGCCAACCTGGAGATAATCGACGGCAGCAGCATGACCAAGGTAATGCCGATCACCCAGAACAAGACCGTTATCGGTTCTGCCGATGCCGACGACGTTACCCTGGTGAACTCCCCGGGGGCGCGACCGAGTCATGCGACCGTGATCTATGATCCCGATGATAAAAGCTACAACCTGGAAAGCGAGGATCCGGTAAAGGTAAACAACCAGAAGACCACCCGCCGCAAGCTCGAGCCAGGCGATGTAATCAATGTCGGCGGAACCATGGTGGTATTCGATGAGCCGGAACACCCCGACCTGTCGCTGGATACCGACAGCCGCCTCGAACCTGATTTTGGCGATTTCCCCGATATGGATGAGCCGGAGGACAAGTCGTGA
- a CDS encoding lysoplasmalogenase, translating into MNPLLLLIPLALAVPAVVTGHLRTRGREYLKVSVTLSLLVIVVLHGQQVGWTPIAAPFAASLLCAAVADYLLSTQRKEWYFLAGLAGFLVAYAIYGIVLHRLAGLTPAAAVLAAFAAAALILQYRTMRKLPPEMKLPVLVYMLVVSHLVVAAGGLMSVLLTTRPLIGFLAVFAAANIYASDSFIAHNIFRAPLKHDELWILPTYYAAQIAMTAVLLLW; encoded by the coding sequence GTGAATCCGCTGCTGCTGTTGATACCGCTGGCACTCGCCGTACCAGCGGTGGTTACCGGTCACCTGCGCACCCGTGGCAGGGAATACCTGAAGGTTTCGGTAACCCTGTCATTGCTGGTGATTGTTGTACTGCACGGGCAGCAGGTCGGCTGGACGCCCATAGCGGCGCCCTTTGCGGCTTCACTGCTGTGTGCAGCCGTCGCCGATTACCTGCTGTCGACCCAGCGGAAGGAATGGTATTTTCTGGCCGGGCTGGCAGGATTTCTGGTAGCGTATGCCATCTACGGGATCGTGCTGCATCGGCTGGCCGGGCTTACACCTGCAGCCGCTGTACTGGCCGCGTTCGCAGCCGCAGCACTCATCCTGCAGTATCGCACCATGCGCAAACTGCCGCCCGAAATGAAGCTCCCGGTTCTGGTCTATATGCTGGTGGTATCCCACCTGGTGGTGGCGGCTGGGGGGTTGATGAGCGTACTGCTGACGACCCGCCCCCTGATCGGCTTTCTGGCAGTCTTTGCAGCCGCCAACATCTATGCCTCGGACAGTTTTATCGCCCACAACATCTTTCGCGCGCCGCTGAAGCACGACGAGCTGTGGATCCTGCCCACGTACTACGCAGCCCAGATAGCCATGACCGCGGTACTGCTGCTATGGTAG
- the aspS gene encoding aspartate--tRNA(Asn) ligase: MAKQKGTSARVLAAGLSRHAGETVSAAGWVHRIRELGGISFVLLRDRTGLMQLVYEGSVPAGLESVIRVDGTVTENDKAPGGYEIQVHATEVLGKAAGDLPLSVNQDLGQVGIDAVLDNRLLSLRNPKVLDIFRVQSTIAAGFAEYLRSQDFTEIKTSKLIGSGTEGGTGLFSVAYFDDTVFLAQSPQFYKQAMVASGLERVFEIGHAYRAEKHDTPRHLNEYVSLDVEMGFIGGIDDLMDLEVALLQHICSAVEREHHTVLQEYGIKVPDAAAWGRVPRISHEEAKKIAAGRSGKRYFEINPEAERELCSWAGEEYGIEAVFVTEYPRKKRPFYTYPEGLKTQSFDLLFRGLEITTGGRRIHDYAMLLENLPRFGLTEEGLGEYCKIFRYGCPPHGGFAIGLERLTQKLLGLDNIKEAALFPRDRKRITP, encoded by the coding sequence ATCGTATTCGCGAACTCGGGGGGATCAGTTTCGTACTGCTTCGCGACAGAACCGGGTTGATGCAGCTGGTATATGAGGGCAGTGTCCCGGCAGGCCTGGAGTCAGTTATCCGTGTGGACGGAACGGTGACCGAAAATGACAAGGCCCCAGGCGGGTATGAAATCCAGGTGCATGCTACCGAGGTACTGGGCAAGGCGGCAGGTGATCTGCCGCTGTCGGTGAATCAGGATCTGGGGCAGGTCGGGATCGATGCCGTACTGGATAATCGGCTGTTAAGCCTGCGAAACCCCAAGGTGCTGGATATCTTTCGGGTGCAATCCACGATTGCGGCGGGCTTTGCCGAGTATCTGCGCTCGCAGGACTTTACCGAGATCAAAACGAGCAAGCTGATCGGTTCCGGTACCGAAGGCGGTACCGGGCTGTTCTCGGTGGCCTATTTTGACGACACGGTATTTCTGGCGCAGTCGCCGCAGTTCTACAAGCAGGCGATGGTGGCTTCCGGTCTGGAGCGGGTATTCGAGATTGGCCATGCCTATCGTGCCGAGAAACATGATACCCCGCGGCACCTGAATGAATATGTTTCGCTCGATGTAGAGATGGGATTTATTGGCGGCATCGATGATCTGATGGATCTCGAGGTCGCCCTGCTGCAGCATATCTGCAGTGCGGTGGAGCGTGAGCATCATACGGTGCTGCAGGAGTACGGGATCAAGGTGCCGGATGCGGCTGCCTGGGGACGTGTTCCCCGGATTAGCCACGAAGAGGCCAAAAAAATTGCTGCCGGGCGCAGCGGGAAGCGGTATTTCGAGATCAATCCCGAGGCAGAGCGTGAACTGTGCAGCTGGGCCGGGGAGGAATACGGCATAGAGGCGGTGTTTGTTACCGAATATCCGCGGAAAAAGCGCCCGTTTTATACCTATCCCGAGGGTCTGAAAACCCAAAGCTTTGACCTGCTGTTCCGCGGACTGGAGATTACCACCGGCGGGCGGCGGATTCATGATTATGCCATGCTGCTGGAGAATCTGCCCCGATTCGGCCTGACCGAGGAGGGGCTGGGTGAGTATTGCAAGATATTCCGGTATGGCTGCCCCCCGCATGGGGGGTTCGCGATCGGGTTGGAGCGACTGACCCAGAAACTGCTGGGGTTGGATAACATCAAGGAAGCAGCGTTGTTTCCGCGAGACCGCAAGCGGATTACGCCGTAA